In Marivivens aquimaris, one genomic interval encodes:
- the ccmC gene encoding heme ABC transporter permease CcmC, translated as MSIWEYANPKKFMATTTPIIPWVLGIALAAMVVGLVWGLLFTPDAENFGASVKILFVHVPTALMAINAWFMMFVASLIWLIRRHHVSALAAKAAAPIGATMTLIALITGAIWGQPTWGTWWQWEPRLTSFLILFLFYLGYMALWSAIEDNDTAADLTSVLCLVGSIFALLSRYAVRFWSNGLHQDSTFSADKETHIDPSFWYPSVIAMLGFGLLFLALVLIRTNTEIRLRRADALEARQRRSA; from the coding sequence ATGTCGATCTGGGAATACGCAAACCCGAAGAAGTTCATGGCGACCACCACGCCCATCATCCCTTGGGTGCTGGGCATTGCGCTTGCCGCGATGGTCGTCGGCCTTGTCTGGGGGCTTCTGTTCACGCCTGACGCCGAGAATTTCGGCGCGTCGGTCAAGATCCTGTTCGTCCACGTCCCAACCGCGCTCATGGCCATCAATGCGTGGTTCATGATGTTCGTCGCCTCGCTGATCTGGCTGATCCGCCGTCACCACGTCTCGGCGCTCGCCGCCAAGGCCGCAGCGCCCATCGGCGCGACCATGACGCTCATCGCTCTCATCACCGGCGCGATCTGGGGCCAGCCCACTTGGGGCACATGGTGGCAGTGGGAGCCGCGCCTGACGTCGTTCCTGATCCTGTTCCTGTTCTACCTCGGCTACATGGCGCTGTGGTCCGCGATCGAGGACAACGACACCGCAGCCGACCTGACCAGTGTCCTCTGCCTCGTCGGGTCGATCTTCGCGCTGCTGTCGCGCTACGCCGTCCGTTTCTGGAGCAATGGCCTCCATCAGGATTCGACCTTCTCGGCTGACAAGGAAACCCACATCGACCCGTCCTTCTGGTACCCGTCTGTCATCGCGATGCTGGGCTTTGGCCTGTTGTTCCTCGCGCTGGTCCTGATCCGCACCAACACCGAAATCCGCC
- the ccmB gene encoding heme exporter protein CcmB, whose protein sequence is MIALLLRDLRLAVRAGGGFGLGLAFFLIVIVLVPFGVGPDKTVLEPIAPGILWVAALLSCLLSLDRIFALDFEDGSLALLATSPLPLEAASVTKAVAHWLTTGLPLTLAAPALGVLLHMQTEAYGYLTLSLALGTPALSIIGTFGAALTVGLKRGGLLLSLLVLPLYVPTLVFGAEAVRRGSEAMDATTPFVMLAGITFGAFALLPFASGAALRVNLK, encoded by the coding sequence GTGATCGCACTTCTGCTCCGTGACCTGCGGCTTGCTGTGAGGGCAGGCGGGGGCTTCGGCCTCGGCCTCGCGTTCTTCCTGATCGTTATCGTGCTGGTGCCTTTCGGCGTTGGCCCCGACAAAACCGTGCTGGAGCCCATCGCCCCTGGCATCCTCTGGGTCGCGGCGCTGCTGTCGTGCCTCCTGTCACTCGACCGGATTTTCGCGCTGGACTTTGAGGACGGCTCGCTGGCGCTGCTCGCCACGTCGCCTTTGCCGCTCGAAGCGGCCTCCGTCACCAAAGCCGTCGCCCACTGGCTCACCACGGGCCTGCCGCTGACGCTCGCCGCGCCTGCGCTTGGCGTGCTGCTGCACATGCAGACCGAGGCTTACGGCTACCTCACACTGTCGCTCGCCCTCGGCACGCCCGCGCTGTCGATCATCGGCACCTTTGGCGCGGCGCTGACCGTCGGCCTGAAACGCGGCGGACTGCTGCTCTCGCTCCTCGTCCTGCCGCTTTACGTGCCCACGCTGGTCTTCGGCGCAGAGGCCGTGCGCCGCGGGTCCGAAGCGATGGACGCCACCACACCATTCGTCATGCTCGCCGGTATCACCTTTGGCGCGTTCGCCCTGCTGCCCTTCGCGAGCGGCGCGGCACTTCGCGTCAATCTGAAGTGA
- the ccmA gene encoding heme ABC exporter ATP-binding protein CcmA yields the protein MELKVSDLTVARGGIPVLENVSFTVPAGQALVLRGANGIGKTTLLRTLAGLQPEQSGQIDCPEDESAYASHADGVKSQLTVEENLRFWADVYGNQVPDTVYEKFDLVDLRQRAAGTLSAGQKRRLGLSRLGVIGRKVLFLDEPTVSLDRFSVKLFADFLQHQHLDQGGIAVIATHIDLGLDAPEMDLEPFRAAPDAAGGSDEAFL from the coding sequence ATGGAACTCAAAGTCTCTGATCTGACGGTCGCGCGCGGCGGTATTCCCGTACTGGAAAACGTGTCTTTCACGGTTCCGGCTGGGCAGGCGCTCGTGCTGCGCGGTGCCAACGGGATCGGCAAGACGACCCTTCTGCGCACGCTGGCTGGCCTTCAGCCCGAACAGAGCGGCCAGATCGACTGCCCCGAGGATGAAAGCGCCTACGCCAGCCACGCGGACGGTGTGAAATCCCAGCTGACGGTCGAAGAAAACCTGCGTTTCTGGGCCGACGTCTACGGCAACCAAGTGCCGGACACCGTTTACGAAAAATTCGACCTTGTTGACCTGCGCCAGCGCGCTGCGGGGACGCTCTCGGCTGGTCAGAAACGCCGCCTTGGCCTGTCGCGCCTCGGTGTGATCGGGCGCAAGGTGCTGTTCCTTGATGAGCCCACCGTGTCGCTCGACCGCTTTTCGGTGAAGCTGTTTGCGGACTTCCTCCAGCATCAGCACCTCGACCAAGGCGGCATCGCCGTCATCGCCACCCACATCGACCTTGGCCTCGACGCGCCGGAAATGGACCTGGAGCCATTTCGCGCGGCCCCCGACGCCGCTGGCGGCAGTGACGAGGCGTTCCTGTGA
- a CDS encoding Mth938-like domain-containing protein, with protein MRLNEIEYNDAKPVDGYGPGFFRIGGEVFEGPVIVSPSGIQSWGGYDDTAALLALKDKVDVFFVGTGEEIAHLPKEFREVMEEAGIGAEPMSSPAACRTYNVLLSEGRRVALALLPV; from the coding sequence ATGCGACTGAACGAAATCGAATACAACGATGCCAAGCCCGTGGACGGTTACGGACCCGGTTTCTTCCGCATCGGCGGTGAGGTTTTCGAAGGTCCGGTTATCGTTTCGCCTTCCGGTATCCAGTCCTGGGGTGGCTACGACGACACCGCCGCGCTGCTGGCGCTCAAGGACAAGGTTGACGTGTTCTTCGTCGGCACGGGCGAGGAAATCGCCCACCTTCCCAAGGAATTCCGCGAGGTGATGGAGGAGGCCGGAATCGGCGCCGAACCCATGTCTTCGCCCGCCGCCTGCCGCACCTACAACGTGCTTCTGTCCGAAGGCCGCCGCGTCGCTTTGGCGCTGTTGCCTGTCTGA
- the secF gene encoding protein translocase subunit SecF, translating into MRLRLIPQETNFNFFKAARYTFGASVVAVIASIILFLVLGLNFGIDFRGGTTIRTDSTSEVSVADYRAAIDPLGLGDVVITEVFDPTFAADEHVAMIRIQAQEGQESISAEIVQQVEEALQQVDPSITFPSVESVGPKVSGELINTAIYAVLAAIVAIVIYIWARFEWQFAIGAVAALIHDVLLTIGLWSIFQLKFDLATIAALLTIVGYSINDTVVVFDRARENLIKYKKMPLIDVLNLSANETLSRTVMTSGTTLLALIALLVLGGDVIRGFVLAITWGIIVGTYSSIYVAKNIVLMLGVKRDWSKEKKPSGNQFMDIDA; encoded by the coding sequence ATGCGGCTCCGTCTGATTCCCCAAGAAACCAACTTCAACTTCTTCAAAGCGGCCCGCTACACGTTCGGCGCGTCGGTCGTCGCGGTCATCGCGTCGATCATTCTGTTCCTCGTTCTGGGACTGAACTTCGGCATCGACTTCCGCGGCGGCACGACCATCCGTACGGACTCGACCAGCGAGGTATCGGTTGCCGATTACCGCGCCGCGATCGATCCGCTCGGTCTGGGCGATGTGGTCATCACCGAAGTTTTCGATCCGACCTTCGCGGCGGACGAACACGTCGCGATGATCCGTATCCAAGCGCAAGAAGGTCAGGAGAGCATCTCGGCAGAGATTGTCCAGCAGGTCGAAGAGGCACTGCAGCAGGTCGATCCGTCCATCACCTTCCCGTCGGTCGAATCCGTCGGTCCCAAGGTGTCGGGCGAACTGATCAACACCGCGATCTACGCTGTTCTGGCTGCGATCGTGGCGATCGTGATCTACATCTGGGCGCGCTTCGAATGGCAGTTCGCGATCGGTGCGGTCGCGGCTTTGATCCACGACGTTTTGCTGACCATCGGTCTCTGGTCGATCTTCCAGCTGAAATTCGACCTCGCGACCATCGCGGCGCTGCTGACAATCGTCGGCTACTCGATCAACGATACCGTGGTGGTCTTTGACCGTGCCCGCGAGAACCTGATCAAGTACAAGAAGATGCCGCTGATCGACGTTCTGAACCTCTCGGCCAACGAGACGCTCAGCCGTACCGTCATGACCTCGGGCACCACGTTGCTGGCGCTCATCGCGCTGCTCGTTCTCGGCGGCGACGTGATCCGCGGCTTCGTGCTGGCGATCACATGGGGCATTATCGTCGGTACGTATTCGTCGATCTATGTCGCGAAAAACATCGTTCTGATGCTCGGCGTCAAACGTGACTGGTCGAAGGAAAAGAAACCTTCCGGAAACCAGTTCATGGACATCGATGCATAA
- the secD gene encoding protein translocase subunit SecD, producing MLHIARFKQVLIVLACLAGVIFTLPNFFYSRVEMHNDAAKDIENGITNAELEADLAQWPSWLPSDIVNLGLDLRGGAQLLAEVRVEDVYETTMDGMWPQVRDVLVAERDTIGAIRRQESAPGTLAIRVANEDGVARAVELVRGLASPVTSVTGAGQSSLTVSANGNLVTVELSEAQKTVSDELTVRQALEIIRNRIDAAGTREPSIQRTGDRRILIEVPGAKSAQELKGWIGTTAQLGFHEVISTTGDENAEPGVGNFLAPDVEREGVYYILSRTAVVSGDQLTDSQPTFDQNGRPAVDFRFNPGGARAFGAYTSNNIGRPFAIVLDDEVISAPTIQSAITGGSGIITGSFTVEETTNLAVLLRAGALPAGLDFLEERTVGPELGADSIRSGQIAAVVGFVAVMIFMGLSYGLFGWIANIALILNMAMIIGILSLLGATLTLPGIAGIVLTMGMAVDANVLVYERIREELKTAKGPARAIELGYERAMSAILDANITTIMTAAILWFVGSGPVRGFATTLGIGILTSVFTAIFVTRLFIVWWFQRRRPKTIEV from the coding sequence ATGCTACATATTGCACGCTTCAAGCAGGTGCTCATCGTTCTGGCCTGTTTGGCCGGGGTGATTTTCACGCTGCCCAATTTTTTCTACTCTCGGGTCGAGATGCACAACGATGCGGCCAAGGATATCGAGAACGGCATCACCAATGCCGAACTCGAAGCCGATCTGGCGCAGTGGCCGTCTTGGCTGCCCTCCGACATTGTGAACCTCGGTCTCGACCTTCGGGGCGGCGCACAGCTGCTGGCGGAGGTGCGTGTCGAGGACGTCTACGAGACCACCATGGACGGCATGTGGCCGCAGGTGCGTGACGTACTGGTGGCCGAACGCGATACCATCGGCGCGATCCGCCGACAGGAATCGGCCCCTGGAACGCTGGCGATCCGCGTGGCCAACGAGGACGGCGTTGCACGCGCTGTCGAGCTGGTGCGCGGTCTGGCGAGCCCTGTGACCTCTGTCACCGGCGCAGGTCAGTCGAGCCTCACGGTGTCGGCCAATGGCAACCTTGTCACGGTCGAACTGTCCGAAGCCCAGAAGACCGTCAGCGACGAGCTCACCGTGCGTCAGGCGCTGGAGATCATCCGCAACCGTATCGACGCGGCGGGTACACGCGAGCCGTCGATCCAGCGGACCGGCGACCGCCGGATCCTGATCGAGGTTCCAGGCGCGAAGTCGGCGCAGGAACTCAAGGGTTGGATCGGCACCACCGCGCAGCTCGGTTTCCACGAAGTCATCAGCACCACTGGCGACGAGAACGCAGAGCCGGGTGTCGGGAACTTCCTTGCGCCCGATGTCGAGCGTGAGGGCGTCTACTACATCCTGTCGCGCACGGCTGTTGTCTCGGGCGACCAGCTGACGGACTCGCAGCCGACCTTCGACCAGAACGGTCGTCCAGCTGTGGACTTCCGCTTCAACCCCGGCGGCGCGCGTGCGTTCGGTGCCTACACCTCCAACAACATCGGCCGTCCGTTCGCGATCGTGCTCGATGACGAGGTGATCTCGGCTCCGACGATCCAGAGCGCCATCACCGGCGGCTCGGGCATCATCACCGGCTCCTTCACCGTGGAAGAGACGACCAACCTCGCGGTTCTGCTGCGGGCGGGCGCGTTGCCTGCGGGCCTCGACTTCCTCGAAGAGCGCACCGTGGGGCCGGAGCTTGGTGCGGACAGCATCCGCTCGGGCCAGATCGCGGCTGTTGTCGGTTTTGTCGCCGTCATGATCTTCATGGGGCTGTCCTATGGCCTCTTCGGCTGGATCGCCAACATCGCGCTTATCCTCAACATGGCGATGATCATCGGTATCCTTTCGCTGCTGGGCGCGACGCTCACGCTGCCGGGGATCGCGGGTATCGTGCTGACGATGGGTATGGCCGTGGACGCCAACGTGCTGGTCTACGAACGTATTCGCGAAGAACTGAAGACCGCCAAAGGTCCGGCCCGTGCAATCGAGTTGGGCTACGAGCGTGCGATGTCGGCCATTCTGGACGCCAACATCACCACGATCATGACGGCTGCCATCCTGTGGTTCGTCGGCTCCGGTCCGGTTCGCGGCTTCGCGACGACACTGGGTATCGGTATTCTGACGTCTGTCTTTACCGCGATCTTCGTGACCCGTCTGTTCATCGTTTGGTGGTTCCAGCGCCGCCGCCCGAAAACCATCGAGGTGTAA
- the yajC gene encoding preprotein translocase subunit YajC, which translates to MEAIQGIIPFILIFAIMYFLLIRPQQKKLKEHQNMVAALRRGDQVVTQGGIIGKVAKVKDDNEIEIEIATGVNVRVVRSTISQVVNRTEPANS; encoded by the coding sequence ATGGAGGCCATTCAAGGTATTATCCCCTTTATCCTGATCTTTGCGATCATGTACTTCCTGCTGATCCGTCCGCAGCAAAAGAAGCTGAAGGAACACCAGAACATGGTGGCGGCGCTGCGCCGCGGTGATCAGGTCGTCACGCAGGGCGGCATCATCGGTAAGGTAGCGAAGGTCAAGGACGACAACGAGATCGAGATCGAGATCGCGACAGGCGTCAACGTCCGCGTCGTGCGTTCGACCATTTCGCAGGTCGTGAACCGCACCGAACCTGCGAACAGCTAA
- a CDS encoding RBBP9/YdeN family alpha/beta hydrolase, giving the protein MTPTIIVPGIGGSGPDHWQSLWETKHPQMTRFAPSNWDEPDLSDWLAALDAAIAAAPTPPILVAHSLGCLLAAHYCAAYDRPIQGIFSVAPPDPLGPNFPAVNQSFIDVPRTPLRAPTLVAASTDDPYASIAFAETIAADWQARFINLGPLGHVNASSGLGDWPAGYALFETFAANLPET; this is encoded by the coding sequence ATGACCCCGACCATCATCGTCCCCGGCATCGGCGGCTCCGGCCCTGACCACTGGCAGAGCCTGTGGGAAACCAAACACCCCCAGATGACCCGCTTCGCGCCGTCAAACTGGGACGAGCCGGACCTTTCCGACTGGCTCGCAGCTTTAGACGCCGCGATAGCCGCCGCGCCAACGCCGCCGATCCTCGTCGCCCATTCGCTCGGCTGCCTTCTCGCCGCCCACTACTGCGCCGCGTATGACCGCCCGATCCAAGGCATCTTCTCCGTCGCCCCGCCCGATCCCCTCGGCCCGAATTTTCCGGCCGTGAACCAGAGCTTCATCGACGTGCCGCGCACACCGCTCCGCGCGCCGACACTGGTCGCGGCAAGCACGGACGATCCCTACGCTTCTATCGCATTTGCGGAAACTATCGCGGCGGACTGGCAGGCAAGGTTCATAAACCTCGGCCCGCTCGGCCACGTAAATGCCTCCAGCGGGCTCGGTGACTGGCCCGCCGGATATGCTTTGTTCGAAACCTTCGCGGCAAATCTGCCCGAAACTTAA
- the kdsA gene encoding 3-deoxy-8-phosphooctulonate synthase: MHRVTIGNVEVANDLPFALIAGPCQLESLDHARMLAERISEACAATGTGFIFKGSYDKANRSSLGGKRGLGAEKGLEILSKIRDEFGCPVITDVHETHHCAMAAEFCDILQIPAFLCRQTDLLLAAGETGKAINVKKGQFLAPWDMKNVAAKIESTGNTNIMLCERGTSFGYNTLVSDFRGLPTMAETGYPVVFDATHSVQQPGGNGNSSGGDRRMVPPLARAAVAVGCAALFIETHEDPDNAPSDGPNMVRIEALQPLLQKLRALDDVAKG, from the coding sequence ATGCACCGCGTCACCATCGGAAACGTCGAAGTCGCCAACGATCTGCCCTTCGCGCTGATTGCGGGGCCGTGCCAGCTCGAAAGCCTCGATCATGCGCGTATGCTGGCGGAGCGGATTAGCGAAGCTTGCGCTGCGACCGGTACGGGTTTCATTTTCAAGGGCTCGTATGACAAGGCCAACCGTTCGTCGCTGGGCGGCAAGCGCGGTCTTGGCGCCGAGAAGGGTCTGGAAATCCTGTCGAAGATCCGTGACGAATTCGGCTGCCCCGTCATCACCGACGTTCACGAAACCCACCACTGCGCGATGGCAGCGGAGTTCTGTGACATTTTGCAAATTCCGGCGTTCCTTTGCCGTCAGACCGACCTGCTGCTGGCAGCGGGCGAAACGGGCAAGGCGATTAACGTCAAGAAGGGCCAGTTCCTTGCGCCTTGGGACATGAAGAACGTCGCGGCGAAGATCGAGAGCACGGGCAACACCAACATCATGCTCTGTGAGCGCGGAACCTCGTTCGGGTACAACACGCTTGTGAGCGATTTCCGCGGTCTGCCGACCATGGCGGAGACTGGCTATCCTGTTGTGTTCGACGCGACGCACTCGGTCCAGCAGCCGGGCGGCAACGGTAATTCGTCGGGCGGCGATCGCCGCATGGTGCCTCCGCTGGCGCGTGCGGCTGTGGCCGTCGGCTGTGCAGCGCTGTTCATCGAGACGCACGAAGACCCTGATAACGCGCCGTCGGACGGTCCGAACATGGTGCGTATCGAAGCGCTTCAGCCGCTGCTGCAAAAGCTGCGCGCGCTGGACGACGTCGCGAAGGGTTAA
- the urtE gene encoding urea ABC transporter ATP-binding subunit UrtE has product MLEIENLTLKYGQSQILNGISMTAEAGQVTAVMGTNGVGKTSLLKAIAGRHPYEDGRIVLDGKELKHLTAFGAARAGIAYVPQGREVFPLMTVQENLESGFACLDRNERGVPDRIFELFPILKDFLHRRGGDLSGGQQQQLAIARALITRPRVLLLDEPTEGIQPNIIQQIGRVIAQLREEGEIAVVLVEQYFDFAFDLADDFYAVNRGSVVLHEPKATLAREVLLERVSI; this is encoded by the coding sequence ATGCTCGAAATTGAAAACCTCACGTTGAAATACGGGCAGAGCCAGATCCTCAACGGCATCTCCATGACTGCCGAGGCGGGGCAGGTCACTGCCGTCATGGGGACGAACGGGGTCGGGAAGACCTCGCTACTGAAGGCCATCGCAGGACGCCATCCCTACGAGGACGGCCGCATCGTGCTCGACGGTAAGGAGCTAAAGCACCTCACCGCCTTCGGCGCCGCGCGGGCAGGGATCGCCTATGTCCCGCAGGGCCGTGAGGTGTTCCCGCTGATGACCGTGCAGGAAAATCTGGAGAGCGGGTTTGCCTGTCTCGACCGCAACGAACGCGGTGTGCCCGACCGGATTTTCGAGCTGTTCCCGATCCTGAAGGACTTCCTCCACCGTCGCGGCGGAGACCTTTCGGGCGGCCAGCAACAACAGCTCGCCATCGCCCGCGCGCTCATCACGCGGCCTCGCGTTCTGCTGCTCGACGAGCCGACCGAGGGCATCCAGCCGAACATTATCCAGCAGATCGGACGCGTGATTGCCCAGCTTCGCGAAGAAGGCGAGATCGCTGTGGTGCTGGTGGAGCAGTATTTCGACTTTGCCTTTGATCTGGCGGATGACTTTTATGCGGTGAACCGTGGATCGGTCGTGTTGCACGAGCCCAAGGCCACGTTGGCGCGAGAGGTTCTGCTGGAGCGCGTGTCGATCTAA
- the urtD gene encoding urea ABC transporter ATP-binding protein UrtD, with translation MSRLLEVSGVSKTFDGFRAINNLSIAVDEPELRAVIGPNGAGKTTFMDIITGKTKPDEGTVVFGDKSISLVGMSESKIAREGIGRKFQKPTVFEAQTVRENLAMALKNDRGPFDVLFYKKNRDDNARILELAEEIGLADQLDRMSGELSHGQKQWLEIGMLLAQDPRLLLVDEPAAGMTPAEREQTTDLLKRAAKTRAVVVVEHDMEFVRRLNCKVTVLHEGSVLAEGSLDHVTANPQVIEVYLGR, from the coding sequence ATGAGCAGACTTCTCGAAGTATCCGGCGTGTCGAAGACCTTCGACGGTTTCCGCGCCATCAACAACTTGTCCATCGCCGTCGATGAACCCGAGCTTCGCGCCGTGATCGGCCCGAACGGGGCGGGCAAGACGACGTTCATGGACATCATCACCGGCAAGACCAAACCGGACGAAGGCACTGTTGTTTTCGGTGACAAGTCGATCAGTCTTGTCGGTATGTCCGAAAGCAAGATCGCCCGCGAAGGCATCGGACGCAAATTCCAGAAGCCGACCGTGTTCGAGGCGCAAACCGTGCGGGAAAACCTCGCCATGGCACTGAAAAACGATCGCGGTCCGTTTGATGTGCTGTTCTATAAAAAGAACCGTGACGACAACGCGCGCATTCTGGAACTGGCCGAGGAAATCGGCCTCGCGGATCAACTGGACCGGATGTCGGGCGAGCTCTCTCACGGCCAGAAGCAATGGCTCGAAATCGGCATGCTTCTGGCGCAGGACCCGCGTTTGCTTCTCGTGGACGAACCCGCTGCGGGCATGACCCCTGCCGAGCGTGAACAGACCACCGATCTGCTGAAACGCGCCGCCAAGACCCGCGCCGTGGTGGTTGTCGAGCACGACATGGAGTTCGTCCGCCGCCTGAACTGCAAAGTCACTGTCCTGCACGAAGGATCGGTGCTGGCCGAGGGCAGCCTCGACCACGTTACCGCCAACCCGCAGGTCATCGAAGTCTATCTGGGGCGCTGA
- the urtC gene encoding urea ABC transporter permease subunit UrtC yields the protein MNRTLLASNRSVLIFLLVLAIFTVAVTLMAQATGFGLISTSFVKTLGKTLCLCIIAIAMDVVWGYCGILSLGHFAFFGIGGYAVGMWLMYARTEEIVAASLANQPLPATPQEVSDAIGTQIFGVVGSSELPALWMFAHSLPLQLLAVLIVPGLLALVFGWLAFRSRVTGVYLSILTQAMTLALSLYLFQNDSGLRGNNGLSGLQNIPGVSAGQDWVSVWFFWASAVALALAYLLFAFVTSGKMGSVIRAIRDDESRVRFLGYHVETYKLFVFTLTAMVAGVAGALYYPQAGIINPAEIAPIASIYLAVWVAIGGRGRLYGAVIGATFVSLLSSWFTGGGAPAINLGFYEIVWTDWWLVLLGFSFVAVTLFFPQGIGGLFDFVAVKRNADYGPDDGSWRAEEGKPE from the coding sequence ATGAACAGAACCCTCCTTGCATCGAACCGCTCGGTCCTGATCTTCCTTCTGGTCCTCGCGATCTTCACCGTGGCCGTCACGCTCATGGCGCAGGCGACGGGCTTCGGGTTGATTTCGACCAGCTTCGTCAAAACGCTCGGCAAGACGCTGTGCCTGTGCATCATCGCCATCGCAATGGATGTGGTATGGGGCTACTGCGGTATCCTCAGCCTCGGCCACTTCGCGTTCTTCGGGATCGGAGGCTACGCGGTCGGCATGTGGCTGATGTATGCGCGGACCGAGGAAATCGTGGCCGCATCCCTCGCCAACCAACCGCTCCCCGCGACCCCGCAAGAGGTCTCGGACGCTATCGGCACGCAGATCTTCGGCGTGGTCGGCAGCTCCGAACTCCCCGCGCTCTGGATGTTCGCGCACTCGTTGCCGCTGCAACTGCTCGCCGTGCTGATCGTGCCGGGCCTTCTGGCGCTGGTCTTCGGCTGGCTGGCGTTCCGCAGCCGCGTCACGGGCGTCTATCTGTCGATCCTGACACAAGCGATGACCCTCGCGCTGTCGCTCTACCTCTTCCAGAACGACAGTGGTCTGCGCGGCAACAACGGCCTCTCGGGCCTCCAGAACATTCCCGGAGTTTCGGCGGGTCAGGACTGGGTATCTGTCTGGTTCTTCTGGGCCTCGGCGGTTGCTCTCGCGCTGGCATACCTCCTGTTCGCCTTCGTGACGTCAGGCAAGATGGGCAGCGTCATCCGCGCGATCCGTGACGACGAATCCCGCGTGAGGTTCCTTGGCTATCACGTTGAAACCTATAAGCTCTTCGTCTTCACCCTCACCGCGATGGTGGCTGGCGTAGCGGGCGCTCTCTATTACCCGCAAGCAGGCATCATCAACCCTGCCGAGATCGCACCCATCGCCTCGATCTACCTCGCGGTCTGGGTCGCGATCGGTGGTCGTGGTCGCCTCTATGGCGCAGTGATCGGGGCCACGTTCGTCTCGCTCCTGTCGTCGTGGTTCACGGGGGGCGGCGCACCTGCAATCAACCTCGGCTTCTATGAAATCGTCTGGACCGACTGGTGGCTCGTGCTGCTCGGCTTCTCGTTCGTCGCGGTGACGTTGTTCTTCCCGCAGGGCATCGGCGGCCTCTTCGATTTCGTCGCGGTCAAGCGCAACGCGGACTACGGCCCTGATGACGGCAGCTGGCGCGCAGAAGAAGGAAAACCGGAATGA